The following proteins are encoded in a genomic region of Chloracidobacterium sp.:
- a CDS encoding S41 family peptidase has translation MERRIPIIALILVTVGALVGGLGGRLPAKASDSGVTREQILRDYGEALDVIDANYAGKIDRQQMTDSSMQSTLWTLDPHSSFFDRAALKKMDEEQSSQFYGIGVSIMQHHNGVYVQSIVPGTPAEKAGLHYGDRFLTVDGKDATDWTASELSKNVRGERGTTVKVSVERVGSQQPLAFEIVRGGVPLPSVRNSFMLPNNIGYIGFTGGFQQTSAAEVASAIAELKKQGMKGLLLDLRGNPGGILEQAIEIVSDFIPAGKTVVSVKSSRSDAVRELRTTGGTVENFPLVLLINGGSASASEIVAGAMQDYGRGLIVGTDSFGKGLVQRVFRLPYGTGMTLTTARYYTPYGRSLQRDYSNGSIYDYYSHDEDAVDAPPKPVGVPVTMPDGRVLYGGRGIEPDIVAPPAAGSQLKSRINEAAFLFVRQLVGGKVAGFEAMKVERQNFRLTLAPGEFAVSDKLYDAFRSFAAADKEVGLTADNIGTQTEYAKMRLREEIATANCSNEAGIQVLLEGDQQVVKAVQSMPDAAKLVQSFALLQNIR, from the coding sequence ATGGAAAGGCGTATCCCGATCATTGCGTTGATCTTAGTCACCGTAGGAGCACTTGTCGGAGGGCTTGGCGGCCGTCTGCCGGCGAAGGCATCGGACAGCGGCGTGACGCGCGAGCAGATCCTTAGAGACTATGGCGAGGCTCTCGATGTGATCGATGCGAATTATGCGGGCAAGATAGATCGCCAGCAAATGACCGACAGTTCGATGCAGAGTACGCTGTGGACACTCGATCCGCATTCGTCGTTCTTTGACCGAGCGGCACTTAAGAAGATGGATGAGGAGCAGTCGTCGCAGTTCTACGGCATCGGTGTCTCGATAATGCAGCACCATAACGGTGTATACGTACAGTCGATCGTTCCCGGTACGCCTGCGGAGAAGGCAGGGCTTCATTACGGCGATCGCTTTCTGACCGTTGACGGCAAGGACGCGACCGACTGGACCGCGAGCGAATTGTCAAAGAATGTACGCGGTGAGCGCGGCACGACAGTAAAAGTTTCTGTCGAACGCGTAGGCAGCCAGCAGCCGCTAGCCTTTGAAATAGTTCGCGGCGGAGTGCCTCTTCCTTCGGTTCGCAACTCATTCATGCTGCCGAATAATATCGGTTACATCGGGTTTACGGGCGGTTTTCAGCAGACATCCGCGGCAGAGGTCGCGTCGGCTATCGCCGAATTGAAGAAGCAGGGAATGAAGGGCCTTCTGCTGGATCTTCGCGGCAATCCCGGCGGAATATTAGAACAGGCGATCGAGATCGTCAGCGATTTCATTCCGGCAGGCAAGACAGTGGTTTCAGTGAAATCATCGCGCTCGGATGCGGTGCGCGAACTGCGGACGACCGGCGGCACGGTCGAGAATTTCCCGCTTGTCCTGTTGATAAACGGCGGTTCGGCTTCGGCGTCCGAGATCGTCGCGGGTGCGATGCAGGACTACGGTCGAGGCTTGATCGTCGGCACGGACAGCTTTGGCAAGGGGCTTGTTCAGCGTGTGTTCCGGCTTCCGTACGGCACCGGGATGACGCTTACGACCGCGAGATATTACACGCCGTACGGGCGCTCGCTACAGCGCGACTATTCCAACGGCTCGATCTACGATTATTACTCGCATGACGAAGATGCGGTTGATGCGCCGCCAAAACCAGTCGGTGTGCCGGTAACTATGCCGGACGGACGCGTGCTATATGGCGGCAGAGGCATCGAGCCCGACATCGTTGCTCCGCCGGCCGCAGGCAGCCAATTAAAATCGCGGATAAATGAGGCCGCATTCCTTTTCGTCCGGCAGCTTGTCGGCGGAAAAGTAGCGGGTTTCGAAGCGATGAAGGTCGAGAGGCAGAATTTCAGACTGACGCTTGCACCCGGCGAGTTTGCTGTCTCTGACAAGTTGTATGACGCTTTTCGTTCCTTTGCGGCCGCCGATAAGGAGGTTGGGCTGACCGCAGATAATATCGGTACTCAAACCGAATATGCAAAGATGCGGCTCCGCGAAGAGATAGCCACGGCAAACTGCTCGAATGAGGCCGGCATCCAGGTACTTCTTGAAGGCGACCAGCAAGTTGTAAAGGCGGTTCAATCCATGCCCGATGCGGCAAAGCTCGTACAAAGTTTCGCTCTCCTGCAAAATATTCGATAG
- a CDS encoding ATP-dependent 6-phosphofructokinase, protein MYKQIGILTGGGDAPGLNAAIRAVVRTAIGEYGMKCIGIEDSFEGILGQTHTVNLTTKSVSGLLPKGGTILGTRNRGSFVKMIDGKPHFTELPISEALANLDILGIDALVAIGGEGTLAIAEQFHQRGFPVVGVPKTIDNDLAATELTFGFMTAIDIATEALDRLHTTAASHDRIMVLEVMGRNTGWIALNAGLAGSADIILIPEIPYSFESIVRKVHEREESGSRFTNIVVAEGALEEGKDLMYQDRDAMRLGGVGVYVRNRIEELTGKESRCVVLGHLQRGGSPNAFDRVLGTNLGACAVRALANGEVGKMVALNASSIVTVPLSEAIANIKTVPVDGQLVRTARDIGISFCAPHESRTADGREFESITQTA, encoded by the coding sequence ATGTATAAGCAGATAGGGATACTTACGGGCGGCGGCGATGCTCCGGGCCTGAATGCGGCGATACGTGCGGTCGTCCGTACAGCAATTGGCGAATATGGAATGAAGTGTATCGGCATCGAGGACAGCTTTGAAGGCATACTCGGCCAGACGCACACAGTAAATCTGACGACGAAAAGCGTCAGTGGGCTACTGCCGAAAGGCGGTACTATATTGGGGACACGAAATCGCGGCAGCTTTGTCAAAATGATCGACGGCAAACCGCATTTTACTGAGCTGCCGATCTCTGAGGCTCTTGCAAATCTTGATATACTTGGCATCGATGCTCTCGTTGCCATCGGCGGTGAAGGGACGCTTGCTATTGCGGAGCAATTCCATCAACGCGGCTTTCCGGTCGTCGGTGTTCCGAAAACCATCGATAACGATCTTGCCGCGACCGAACTGACGTTCGGTTTTATGACCGCGATCGATATTGCGACCGAGGCTCTCGACAGGCTGCACACGACCGCCGCTTCGCACGACCGCATTATGGTTCTCGAAGTAATGGGCCGCAACACGGGTTGGATCGCTCTCAACGCGGGCCTTGCAGGCAGTGCTGATATCATTCTGATACCGGAGATACCGTACAGCTTTGAATCGATCGTCCGAAAGGTGCATGAACGCGAAGAGAGCGGTTCGCGCTTTACGAACATAGTAGTTGCCGAAGGCGCACTCGAAGAAGGCAAGGATCTGATGTACCAAGACCGTGATGCGATGCGCCTTGGCGGCGTAGGCGTTTATGTACGCAACCGGATCGAAGAGCTGACAGGTAAAGAGTCCCGCTGCGTCGTGTTAGGCCACCTGCAACGCGGCGGCAGCCCGAATGCTTTTGACAGGGTATTGGGCACGAATCTCGGGGCTTGTGCCGTCAGGGCGTTGGCGAACGGCGAGGTCGGCAAGATGGTTGCTCTAAATGCAAGTTCGATCGTTACGGTGCCTCTGTCCGAGGCAATTGCAAATATAAAAACGGTACCTGTTGACGGTCAGCTTGTCCGCACGGCCCGCGACATCGGCATCTCTTTCTGTGCTCCGCACGAGTCCAGAACTGCGGACGGAAGGGAGTTCGAATCGATCACTCAAACAGCATAA
- a CDS encoding transcription elongation factor GreA, translating to MEEVKEKLRSELSELEHELHHKLPKVIQHAREFGDLSENAEYKAAKERQSMVQARISLLQQRLMEVESIDISKIPEDRIAYGSVVVLFDLQKEEKVTYELVTSEESSPENGKISTVSPIGSALMGKEEGDEIRVKTVTGFRSFEITRVTTIHQKG from the coding sequence ATGGAAGAGGTAAAAGAAAAACTTCGATCGGAACTCAGCGAACTCGAGCATGAGCTTCATCATAAATTGCCCAAGGTCATTCAGCACGCGCGAGAGTTCGGCGACCTCAGCGAGAACGCCGAATATAAAGCGGCAAAAGAGCGGCAATCAATGGTGCAGGCACGCATCAGCCTGCTCCAGCAGAGGCTTATGGAGGTCGAATCGATCGACATCTCAAAGATCCCCGAAGATCGGATAGCGTACGGCTCCGTCGTTGTCCTTTTTGACCTTCAAAAGGAAGAAAAGGTCACCTACGAGCTTGTAACCTCCGAGGAGAGTTCGCCGGAGAACGGCAAGATCTCGACAGTTTCGCCCATTGGTTCGGCATTGATGGGCAAGGAAGAGGGAGATGAGATCCGCGTGAAAACCGTTACGGGGTTTCGCAGTTTTGAGATCACCCGCGTTACGACGATCCATCAGAAAGGCTAG
- a CDS encoding CDP-alcohol phosphatidyltransferase family protein — translation MLGAEIGRGATRIINAMVRTLASAGISPNILTTVGVTINIGCGVLFGLGEFFWAGIVLIVANLFDMLDGNVARLSGRVTKFGSFLDSTLDRLSDMVAFLGIMIFYAGNAPQHSLLNVFLAGVGMIASVMVSYTTARSEGLGVKANVGFLQRPERVVLLIIGALSTWDWNSTHFLANRMPQVLWVLAVGSVWTLIHRMYFIWKEFRRLEAE, via the coding sequence ATGTTAGGAGCAGAGATCGGACGCGGAGCGACACGCATCATCAATGCGATGGTGCGGACCCTCGCATCTGCAGGCATCTCGCCGAATATCCTGACAACCGTCGGTGTAACAATAAACATCGGCTGCGGAGTGCTCTTTGGGCTTGGCGAGTTCTTTTGGGCCGGCATCGTCCTTATTGTTGCAAATCTTTTCGACATGCTCGACGGCAATGTTGCGCGGCTTTCGGGGCGTGTAACGAAATTCGGCAGCTTCCTTGATTCCACTTTGGACAGGCTGTCGGACATGGTCGCATTTCTCGGCATTATGATCTTTTATGCGGGGAACGCGCCGCAGCATTCTCTGCTTAACGTATTTCTTGCCGGCGTCGGTATGATCGCTTCGGTAATGGTGAGCTACACCACTGCGAGGAGTGAGGGGCTCGGCGTAAAGGCGAATGTTGGTTTTCTGCAGCGGCCCGAGCGGGTTGTTTTGCTCATCATAGGTGCGCTGTCCACTTGGGATTGGAACTCGACGCACTTCTTGGCTAATAGGATGCCGCAGGTGCTTTGGGTTCTTGCGGTCGGCTCGGTTTGGACGCTCATTCATCGTATGTACTTTATTTGGAAGGAATTCCGCAGGTTGGAGGCGGAATGA
- the accC gene encoding acetyl-CoA carboxylase biotin carboxylase subunit, whose product MFNKILIANRGEIACRIIRACREMKIATVAVHSEADADALHVRMADEAYNIGPAASSESYLRGEKIIAAAKQSGAEAIHPGYGFLSENAEFVREVVAAGLTFIGPPPEVMESMGGKMSARKIAIEAGVPVVPGTTEPLNSYEEAKETAASFGYPVMLKASAGGGGKGMRLVSDESELHSAFENSRSEALASFGDDAVYIEKAIQRPRHIEIQVFSDTHGKHVHLCERECSIQRRHQKVIEEAPSPIDDPKLRAEMGACAVKVAAAVGYVGAGTVEFLVSDVDRSFYFLEMNTRLQVEHPVTELVTGIDLVREQINVAAGLELSFTQEDVVLTGHAIECRVYAEDPELNFLPSPGRITRLRLPQGPGVRDDGGIYEGAEVSIHYDPMISKFAVHGRDRAEAIDRMRRALAEYQVSGIKTTLPFFREVMNDEVFIAGNLDTGFIAAFNERRKERGAEREEKDIAVITAALAYSDRQSATGKGSVSERQRSRWATAGRIAAMRGID is encoded by the coding sequence ATGTTCAACAAGATCCTAATTGCAAATCGCGGTGAGATCGCCTGTCGCATCATTCGTGCGTGTCGTGAGATGAAGATCGCGACGGTCGCCGTTCATTCTGAAGCCGATGCGGATGCATTGCATGTGCGAATGGCGGATGAGGCGTACAACATCGGCCCTGCCGCATCGAGCGAAAGCTATCTGCGAGGTGAAAAGATCATTGCGGCGGCAAAACAAAGCGGAGCCGAGGCGATCCATCCCGGTTATGGTTTTCTCTCGGAAAATGCCGAGTTTGTCCGCGAGGTGGTCGCGGCAGGCCTGACATTCATAGGGCCGCCGCCTGAAGTGATGGAGAGCATGGGCGGCAAGATGTCTGCCAGAAAGATCGCCATCGAGGCCGGCGTACCGGTCGTTCCGGGTACGACCGAACCGTTGAACTCGTACGAAGAAGCTAAAGAAACAGCTGCAAGTTTCGGTTATCCTGTGATGCTAAAGGCATCAGCAGGCGGAGGCGGCAAGGGGATGCGGCTTGTTTCGGACGAGAGTGAACTGCATTCCGCGTTTGAGAATTCACGTTCCGAAGCACTCGCGAGTTTTGGCGATGACGCTGTTTATATCGAGAAGGCCATTCAGAGGCCGCGGCACATCGAAATACAGGTTTTCTCCGACACACACGGCAAGCATGTGCACTTGTGCGAGCGTGAATGTTCGATCCAGCGGCGGCATCAAAAGGTGATCGAAGAGGCTCCTTCGCCGATAGATGACCCAAAACTTCGTGCGGAAATGGGAGCCTGCGCGGTAAAGGTAGCAGCGGCGGTCGGTTACGTCGGTGCCGGTACTGTCGAATTTCTCGTCTCGGATGTCGATCGTTCATTCTACTTTCTTGAGATGAACACGCGCTTGCAGGTCGAACATCCCGTTACCGAGCTTGTTACCGGCATTGACCTTGTTCGCGAACAAATAAATGTCGCGGCCGGGTTGGAACTGTCATTCACGCAGGAGGATGTCGTTCTCACGGGCCATGCGATCGAATGCCGCGTATATGCAGAAGACCCGGAACTGAACTTTCTTCCGTCGCCGGGGCGTATCACGCGGCTCCGCCTGCCTCAGGGGCCGGGAGTTCGTGATGACGGCGGTATCTACGAAGGCGCCGAGGTCTCGATACATTACGATCCGATGATCTCGAAATTCGCCGTTCACGGACGCGACAGGGCGGAGGCGATCGACAGGATGCGGCGCGCGTTGGCAGAATATCAGGTCAGCGGCATCAAGACGACACTCCCGTTCTTTCGCGAGGTTATGAATGACGAGGTATTTATCGCCGGTAACCTCGATACGGGCTTCATCGCAGCCTTTAACGAACGACGCAAGGAACGTGGTGCAGAAAGGGAGGAAAAAGATATTGCCGTGATCACGGCGGCGCTGGCTTACTCGGACAGACAGTCGGCGACCGGCAAAGGTTCTGTTTCGGAAAGGCAAAGGAGTCGATGGGCAACGGCTGGCAGAATTGCGGCGATGCGCGGAATAGATTGA
- a CDS encoding C40 family peptidase, with amino-acid sequence MTEIKKIFAVSLFAAGLALGSSAAVNAQGRDRIVKPTSSQPINAPQSSQPTVVTTTSSRPILTNDVRVVRNADPAWEPKIERTASTSAANVGTMAAAGRTAYGATASIRLDNAIKSRYGKPYRYGSTGPNTYDCSGFVWSAFQEAGINFTRASARSLWAQSVPVYGDERFKFGTLVFLNGLGHMGIVADENGFYHASSSKGITYSPFKGYWESRIVGFRKLVPEANAAIDLGR; translated from the coding sequence TTGACTGAAATCAAGAAGATCTTTGCCGTTTCGTTATTTGCGGCAGGCTTGGCACTCGGCTCGTCAGCAGCAGTTAATGCACAAGGGCGTGACCGCATCGTAAAACCGACATCGAGCCAACCCATAAATGCACCGCAGAGTTCGCAGCCGACGGTCGTTACGACAACATCGTCGCGACCCATCCTTACGAACGACGTTCGTGTCGTTCGCAACGCCGATCCTGCATGGGAACCAAAGATCGAAAGAACCGCTTCCACGTCTGCCGCAAATGTCGGCACAATGGCTGCCGCAGGCCGCACCGCATACGGAGCAACCGCGAGCATCCGCCTCGATAACGCGATAAAGAGCCGCTACGGAAAGCCGTACCGTTATGGCTCGACCGGCCCGAACACATACGACTGCTCAGGTTTTGTTTGGAGTGCTTTTCAGGAAGCGGGTATCAATTTCACACGTGCAAGCGCCCGCAGCCTCTGGGCGCAATCCGTACCCGTTTACGGCGATGAGCGATTCAAGTTCGGCACGCTTGTCTTCTTGAACGGCCTTGGCCACATGGGCATAGTCGCGGATGAGAACGGCTTCTATCACGCTTCGTCAAGCAAAGGTATTACGTATTCGCCGTTCAAAGGCTATTGGGAAAGCCGCATCGTTGGTTTCCGCAAACTCGTCCCGGAGGCGAACGCAGCCATCGATCTCGGCCGGTAA
- a CDS encoding iron-sulfur cluster assembly accessory protein — translation MSAVASPSVELNVTEAAASEIQKFLQEEDDLPETAGLRVRVVPGGCSGFQYSLNVEEEPREGDVTIRQSGINLFVDMFSAQYLNGITIDYTSNVMGAGFTFDNPNASGGCGCGTSFSA, via the coding sequence ATGTCAGCAGTTGCATCACCATCGGTCGAGTTAAATGTCACGGAAGCCGCCGCATCCGAGATCCAAAAGTTCCTGCAGGAAGAGGACGATCTTCCCGAAACAGCGGGTTTGCGTGTACGTGTGGTCCCGGGAGGCTGTTCGGGTTTCCAATACAGCCTGAATGTTGAGGAAGAACCTCGCGAGGGTGATGTTACGATCCGGCAGAGCGGTATCAACCTTTTCGTTGATATGTTCTCGGCACAGTATCTCAACGGCATCACTATCGATTACACATCGAACGTTATGGGTGCCGGCTTTACATTCGACAACCCGAACGCGTCGGGCGGCTGCGGATGCGGTACGTCCTTCTCGGCCTAA
- a CDS encoding Mrp/NBP35 family ATP-binding protein — MSTVTKEAVLGVLTKIIDPDLHKDIVTLGFVRDLKVDGGDVSFTIMLTTPACPVKEEMEGKARELVGGLDGVAKVDVHMDAEVPKGRGIANDVTMDGVKNIIAVSSGKGGVGKSTVAVNLAVGLAMDGAKVGLMDADVYGPNVPLMLGTGHDQPRVIDGRLKPIEKYGVKMISMAVLVPPDKPMILRGPMLHGIVRQFLSDVDWGDLDYMIVDMPPGTGDVQLSLSQLVPVQGAVLVTTPQEASLADVRRAVKMFEQVNVPVLGVIENMSYFIAPDTGARYNIFGEGGGQKLADEYGLNLLGEVPLGMQVRENGDRGIPVVVGAPGSEQAEAFMKVAEEVARYASIEAMKPDLAIVSKASQS; from the coding sequence ATGAGCACAGTTACAAAAGAAGCGGTTCTTGGCGTTCTGACGAAGATCATTGACCCTGACCTTCATAAGGACATAGTTACGTTGGGATTTGTTAGAGACCTTAAGGTCGACGGCGGTGATGTTTCATTCACGATCATGCTTACAACGCCTGCCTGTCCGGTCAAGGAGGAAATGGAAGGAAAAGCCCGTGAACTCGTCGGCGGGCTTGACGGTGTTGCGAAGGTTGACGTGCATATGGATGCCGAGGTACCGAAGGGTCGCGGCATCGCAAATGATGTAACGATGGACGGCGTCAAGAACATCATTGCAGTGTCGAGCGGCAAGGGCGGCGTCGGCAAATCGACCGTCGCGGTGAATCTCGCTGTCGGGCTTGCGATGGACGGCGCAAAGGTCGGCCTTATGGATGCCGACGTTTACGGGCCGAATGTGCCGCTCATGCTTGGCACCGGACATGACCAGCCCCGGGTCATTGACGGCCGGCTTAAGCCAATTGAGAAATACGGCGTCAAAATGATCTCAATGGCAGTACTCGTCCCGCCCGATAAGCCGATGATCCTCCGCGGCCCGATGCTGCACGGGATCGTACGCCAATTCTTAAGCGATGTTGACTGGGGCGACCTCGACTATATGATCGTCGATATGCCGCCGGGAACGGGCGATGTTCAATTATCGCTGTCGCAGCTCGTGCCGGTGCAGGGTGCCGTGCTTGTAACAACACCTCAGGAAGCTTCGCTTGCGGATGTGCGGCGTGCCGTAAAGATGTTCGAGCAGGTGAACGTCCCTGTCCTCGGCGTGATCGAGAATATGTCGTATTTTATCGCACCGGATACCGGAGCCCGCTATAACATCTTCGGTGAAGGAGGCGGACAAAAACTCGCCGATGAGTACGGCCTGAACCTTTTGGGCGAAGTGCCGCTCGGTATGCAGGTTCGTGAGAACGGCGACAGGGGAATTCCGGTCGTTGTAGGCGCACCCGGCTCAGAGCAGGCGGAGGCCTTTATGAAAGTCGCCGAAGAGGTTGCGCGGTATGCGTCGATCGAGGCCATGAAGCCCGATCTGGCCATCGTCTCAAAGGCGAGTCAAAGCTAA
- a CDS encoding NAD-dependent malic enzyme, with protein sequence MSNISTPNASYSLTLRVKIHNKPGKLGEITTAIGHAGGDIEGIDIVSVGKDFFVRDITVNAASETHDKEIIEAVENIDGVEVVNVSDRTFLMHLGGKIEIASKMPLKTRSDLSMAYTPGVARVCEAIHKDPEKAYNLTIKKNTVAVISDGTAVLGLGDIGPAAAMPVMEGKCQLFKEFGGVDAFPICLNTKDPHEIVQTVKNISVAFGGINLEDISAPRCFEIEQRLKEELDIPVFHDDQHGTAVVVLAALINALKIVGKRMDEVKLVVNGIGAAGVACTRIVMAAGVKNIVGCDTTGAIFEGRQENMNWVKEWYAKNTNPDREQGSIHDVLKGADVFFGLSAPGLLTTDDIDSMAKDPIVFAMANPVPEIMPEDAEGHVAVMATGRSDYPNQINNVLCFPGIFRGALNCRASRITESMKIAAANAIADIIQPEELHPDYIIPSVFDRRVGEAVAARVEDAAYEEGVARRERATTDTNFGSAAM encoded by the coding sequence ATGTCCAATATTTCAACACCAAATGCGAGCTACAGCCTTACACTCCGCGTAAAGATACATAATAAGCCGGGCAAGCTCGGCGAGATCACCACGGCGATCGGCCATGCCGGCGGCGACATCGAAGGCATCGATATCGTCAGCGTCGGCAAGGATTTTTTTGTTCGCGATATTACGGTCAATGCCGCCAGCGAAACGCACGACAAAGAGATCATCGAGGCAGTTGAGAACATTGACGGTGTCGAGGTCGTCAATGTTTCCGACCGCACCTTCCTGATGCATCTCGGCGGTAAGATCGAGATAGCGTCGAAGATGCCGCTAAAGACGCGGAGTGATCTCTCAATGGCGTACACGCCGGGCGTTGCGCGTGTTTGCGAAGCGATACATAAGGACCCGGAAAAGGCCTACAACCTTACTATCAAGAAGAATACGGTCGCCGTTATCTCGGACGGAACTGCCGTCCTCGGCCTCGGCGATATCGGGCCGGCCGCGGCAATGCCGGTGATGGAAGGCAAGTGTCAACTTTTTAAGGAATTCGGTGGTGTCGATGCGTTCCCGATCTGCTTGAACACAAAAGATCCGCACGAGATCGTCCAAACCGTTAAGAACATATCGGTTGCGTTCGGCGGTATCAATCTTGAAGACATCTCGGCGCCGCGCTGCTTTGAGATCGAACAGCGTTTGAAGGAAGAGCTCGACATACCGGTATTTCATGACGACCAGCACGGCACTGCGGTTGTTGTGCTTGCAGCACTGATCAACGCGCTGAAGATCGTCGGCAAGAGGATGGACGAAGTCAAGCTGGTCGTCAACGGCATCGGGGCCGCAGGCGTTGCTTGTACGCGGATCGTAATGGCCGCCGGTGTCAAGAACATCGTAGGATGCGATACGACGGGAGCGATTTTCGAGGGCCGCCAGGAGAATATGAACTGGGTCAAGGAATGGTACGCAAAGAATACCAATCCGGATCGCGAACAAGGTTCTATTCACGATGTCCTCAAAGGTGCGGATGTGTTTTTCGGACTGTCGGCACCCGGCCTGCTGACGACAGATGACATCGACTCAATGGCAAAAGATCCGATCGTGTTCGCGATGGCCAATCCCGTACCTGAGATCATGCCCGAGGATGCAGAAGGCCACGTTGCCGTAATGGCAACGGGCCGTTCGGATTATCCCAACCAGATCAACAACGTGCTGTGTTTTCCCGGTATCTTTCGCGGTGCGTTGAACTGCCGGGCGTCGCGCATCACCGAATCGATGAAGATCGCAGCGGCGAACGCCATCGCAGACATCATTCAGCCTGAGGAGCTTCATCCTGATTACATAATTCCTTCGGTATTCGACCGCCGCGTTGGCGAAGCGGTCGCTGCCAGGGTCGAGGACGCCGCCTACGAAGAAGGCGTGGCAAGACGTGAGCGTGCGACGACCGATACGAATTTTGGATCTGCCGCAATGTAA
- a CDS encoding hemolysin III family protein, with protein MSVEEVANTVTHGFGLILSIGGFIALMILALPGGDAWHTAAAVVYGVSLITLYGASTFYHTVITPRRKKLLQLADHCSIYLLIAGSYTPFLLTVLREGIGPGMLALVWSLAVIGIALKIAFRGRLVALSIVLYLAMGWIGILAAKPLYDVLGPFALGLVVAGGVSYTLGMIFFGWKAIRHHHAIFHVFVLFGSILHYIAVVTYIMPSA; from the coding sequence ATGTCCGTAGAAGAGGTCGCGAATACCGTTACACACGGGTTCGGGCTGATCCTGAGTATCGGCGGTTTCATCGCCCTGATGATACTTGCGTTGCCGGGCGGTGACGCGTGGCATACGGCCGCCGCGGTCGTTTACGGCGTCTCGCTCATTACACTCTACGGCGCTTCAACCTTTTATCACACCGTTATCACGCCGCGTCGAAAGAAGCTGCTCCAGTTGGCCGATCATTGCTCGATCTATCTGCTGATAGCGGGTTCATATACGCCGTTCCTGCTGACGGTTCTGCGTGAAGGCATCGGTCCGGGAATGCTTGCTTTGGTATGGTCATTGGCGGTTATCGGGATCGCACTGAAGATAGCGTTTCGCGGACGTTTGGTCGCACTGAGCATCGTGCTTTATCTTGCGATGGGCTGGATCGGCATTCTAGCAGCAAAGCCTTTATACGATGTTCTGGGTCCGTTCGCGCTTGGGCTTGTGGTCGCCGGCGGTGTCAGCTATACACTCGGAATGATATTTTTCGGCTGGAAGGCGATCCGGCATCATCACGCCATCTTTCATGTGTTCGTTCTCTTTGGCAGTATCCTGCACTACATCGCGGTCGTAACGTACATAATGCCGAGCGCGTGA
- a CDS encoding NAD(P)-binding domain-containing protein, translating to MYDLVIIGAGPAGIMAAYQAKQAGLRYVVLEKGLIGNTIYNYPVGLTVFSTIDELEFFPRTLMPAREKPTREELLSYYVRFVLDNELEIRTEEAVQSVTECTPFRITTDKGEYSAHNVLFAIGAMDHPRRLGVPGEELPKVHDHFRETYPWVRKKALVVGGGNSAGEAALFLAQEGADTTLAVFRDDWQNTDPKQGCIKYWVKQPLEAELERRCLNLFFLGRVIEIRENEVTLEDEHGVAVTLPNDVVFVLIGSDADMTMLKGLGVTTKLGKYGETPIYDPETFETCVPGIYVAGHFTEQRHIKGAIDAARTLVPKIAAKR from the coding sequence ATGTACGATCTTGTGATAATCGGTGCGGGGCCCGCCGGCATCATGGCCGCTTATCAAGCAAAGCAAGCCGGCCTTCGTTATGTGGTTCTGGAAAAAGGACTTATCGGCAACACTATCTATAATTACCCGGTCGGGCTTACGGTATTTTCGACTATCGACGAGCTTGAGTTCTTTCCGCGAACGCTGATGCCCGCCCGCGAAAAACCTACACGCGAGGAGTTGCTCTCCTACTACGTTCGTTTCGTACTTGATAACGAACTTGAGATTCGAACCGAGGAGGCAGTACAAAGCGTTACGGAATGCACTCCATTCCGCATAACTACCGATAAGGGTGAATATTCTGCACACAACGTCCTCTTTGCCATCGGAGCAATGGATCATCCGCGAAGGCTGGGCGTCCCGGGCGAAGAGCTGCCGAAGGTGCACGATCATTTTCGGGAAACTTATCCGTGGGTTCGAAAAAAGGCTTTGGTCGTCGGCGGAGGCAACAGCGCGGGCGAGGCGGCCCTGTTCCTGGCCCAAGAAGGCGCCGATACGACGTTGGCCGTCTTTCGCGATGATTGGCAGAATACGGATCCGAAGCAAGGCTGTATCAAGTATTGGGTCAAACAGCCGCTCGAGGCCGAACTCGAACGCCGCTGCCTCAACCTTTTCTTTTTAGGCCGCGTGATCGAGATACGTGAGAATGAAGTGACCTTGGAGGATGAGCACGGAGTAGCCGTTACATTGCCGAATGACGTCGTTTTCGTCCTGATAGGCTCTGACGCCGATATGACAATGCTAAAGGGCCTGGGGGTTACGACAAAGCTTGGGAAATACGGCGAAACGCCGATCTACGATCCGGAAACATTCGAAACGTGCGTTCCGGGCATTTATGTTGCAGGCCATTTTACCGAGCAACGGCACATCAAAGGTGCGATCGACGCCGCACGAACACTTGTTCCAAAGATCGCCGCAAAAAGATGA